The window TTTGTTTCTAAGTCTTCCCTTTCTATATTTTTTGCCTCATTTAACAAAATCTCACAGATTTCACTGTTTGTTTTATCTTTATTTGCCTCTAAAACATTCATCATTCTTTTTACAGCCCACATTAAATTTACTGCTGTGGGTCTGGCATTTCCTAAAATTGCAGCGCTTTCCTTTACTTTACTAATAAACTCTTCTTTTGACAGATCTAAAAAGTTTTCAGCTGCAAGAACTATGCCGTAAGCTCCCACAACCCCTATGGCCGGAGCTCCTCTTACCACCATGTCCTTTATGGCAAATTCTACATCTTTGTGGTCTTTACATTCAAACATAGAAAGCTTTTCCGGTAATTTTCTCTGATCGATTAAATAAAGTTTTCCGTCCTTAAATTCTATACTTTTTATCAAAGTCATTATCGTAAACCTCCCAGTTAATATCCTTGTAATTTGACTCCTTCACCGTTCTAGCTGTGCTTTCTGTGAAATCTTGCCATTTGTAATTATGTGTTACCATTATGTAGTAGTTTATTAAATACGCTTTATGTTATATTCGTCTTATGCTCATTTAATCTATATTATAGCATAAGTCAATGACCATGTGCATATATGTTTCCATCCTAAGATTTTGTCAATTAATAAGGTTTTAAAAGCATAACCGTTTAGTGAATATAAAAGGAGCTGTCGGAAATAAGAACAGCTCCTTAATTTTAGCTTTTAACTTCTTGTTAGTGCTATCTTATAATTCATTAGGCCGCCTTTGAATCAGCAACACTTTCTTTCATTTTATTTATGTTAAAAATGAAATACAAGAAGGCTGCTGCCGCCGCAATAATCCCCGACGGATAGGATATGGCAGTTGGCAGGTTAAATCCTTCGCTTGCCTGTAAAATATACGTTACGCTTACCGCAGTCATAAAAGTTGCGGGCAAAGTAGAAATCCAATGGTTTTTATTGTGTTTAACCAAATATGCAGATCCGGTCCAAAGCACTATCATAGCCAAAGTCTGATTTGCCCACGCAAAATATCGCCACAAAATATTGAAATCCATTTGGGAAAGAGCTATTCCGACGATAAAAAGCGGGATAGCTATTTTGTAACGGTTTGCAGGGGATTTTTGATCAATATTAAACCATTCAGCCAGAGTATATCTGGCAGCTCTAAAAGCTGTGTCGCCTGAAGTTATGGGAAGAACTACGACTCCAAGTATTGCTAGTACTCCGCCAACGGTACCCATCATGGTAAATGCTGCATCTTTTACCACACCGGAAGGACCTGCCGGGTTTGCAAGGGCTTGGCCCAGTCCTTCAGTTCCGCCATAAAAGCTCATAGCTGCTGCTGCCCAAACCAATGCTATCAACGATTCAGCAATCATCATACCATAAAATACAAATCTGCCTTCTTTTTCGTTTTTTAAGCATCTTGATATGATAGGCGATTGTGTTGAGTGAAATCCGCTTATGGCCCCGCAAGCTATAGTAACAAACAAGAGCGGCCATAAGGGCACACCTTCAGGATGTAGATTTTGCAAAGTAATTTCAGGAATTTCATATCCTTGAGCAAAGAGTGCTCCCCCGATGCCGACAGCCATAACAATAAGAATTGCTCCAAATATAGGGTAGATTTTTCCTATAATCTTATCAATAGGCAAAACTGTAGCTAGGAAATAATAGGCAAATATTATCCATACCCAGACCTGTTTAGTTAAAACTTCCGGTGTCAATATGGCAAGTAATCCGGCTGGACCTGTAACAAAAACAACTCCGACTAAAACCAAAAGCAGCACTGCAAAAATATTTACTATTATTTTTGCTTTTTCTCCCAAATATTTTGATACCAATACCGGCACATTTGCCCCGCCGTTCCTAAGAGAAATCATCCCGCTCAAATAATCGTGAACCGCTCCTGCAAAAATTCCGCCGAAAACAATCCATAAAAAAGCCGCAGGACCCCACATAGCTCCTTGTATAGCTCCGTATATGGGTCCAAGACCCGCAATATTTAATAATTGTATGAGGGCACTTTTATTTTGACTAAGTGGGACATAGTCTACGCCATCTTGCATAGTATAAGCAGGTGTTTTCCGGTTTGGATCTGCTCCAAAAATCCGTTCTACAAAACGGCCATAAATAAAATAGCCTAGTAATAATACAATGATAGAACCGATAAAAGAAAACATTACAAAGCCTCCCTTATTAAAATTATTCGCGTATTATAATTGTATGAATATATTGATAAATTTTCACTATTTTCCTGCTAAAAGGTAAAAAAATAGACCTCATCGGTTAAATACGAGGTCTATTCGGCTTAGATTTGTAAACGTTCCCTTAACTTTTTAGCGCATCTGCGACTTACTGGCACTTCATTTTTCTCATAATCTTTCAAAGAAAGTATATATGTGCCATTAAACCAAGGCACTATTTCTAAAACCTTATCCATATTCACAAGAAAGCTTTTATGAGTCCTAAAGAAGTTCAAATCTTTTAATCTGTCCTCTAGCTCTGAAAGGCAACAATTTGTCTCAAACTCTCCTTGCAAGGCCATTACCTTGCTGCCTTTTTCGCAAGCCTCAAAATAGTTTATGTCTTGCGGATTTAATAAATAAATTCTATTATTTTTCCAAACAGGAATTTTGATATTCTGGGACTTGTTTATTGTTTCAATGCACTCAACAAATCTGTAAATATCAAGACTATTTTCATTGTTTTTCGACAGATTGATAATGCGGTTTATGGTTTTGTCTAATCTTTCTTTTGAAAAGGGCTTTAAAATATAGTCTATGGCATTTATCTCAAAAGCTTTTATTGCATATTCATCATAGGCCGTAGCAAAGACTATAAATGGCTTTATTCCCCTTTGGAAAATTATTTTCGCAGTTTCAAAACCATTTAAATCCCACATCTTAATATCTAAAAAGATTACATCCGGCTTGAGTCTCTCGGCTAATTCTATTGCTTCCTTTCCAGAAGCTGCTTCACCGATCACCTTGACATTAGGATAAGATAAAAGAAGAAAAGAAAGCTCTTCTCTTGCCGGAGTTTCATCATCAACGATAAGTGTTCTAAGCTCCATGGTTCTCACATCCTATTGCAGGTATTCGGCTACAAGGGATAAAGAATTTTACTACAGTTCCATGTTTATATTTTGAGTAAATTTCAAGACAGCTTTTCTTTCCAAAATAACTTTCAAGACGGCCATTTACATTCCACAAACCAATTCTATCTTTGCAAGCTTTATATTTTTTGACGTCTTCCAGTATTTCCTCGCTCATTCCAATACCGTTATCTTCTACGCTGACAATTGTACCCTGATTTACGCTTTCAATCTTGACTGTTACTTTTCCCCCTTCTTTTTTTGGCATAATTCCGTGTTTTACCGCGTTTTCTACCAAAGGCTGAAGAATTAAGGGAGGTACTAATATACTAGAGGCCGCATTAGGTTCTATAATAAATTCTGTTTTAAGTCTTTCGCCAAACCTAGCCTGCTCAATAGACAAATATGCCTTTACATGCTCTATTTCCTGTTCCAGCGGAACCATTTCCATGCCGGCTGAAAGATTTTTTCTGAAAAACTCGCTTAAATCCATCAATAGCTTTCTGGATTCGTCTGGATTCTTCCTAGACACAGATATAATTGTATTTAGTGCATTAAACAGAAAATGAGGATTTATTTGGGCTTGAAGAGCTCTTCTTTCGGCATTAGCCAAAAGTTTTGCCTGATTCTCAGCTTTGGCCAGTTCCAATTGAGTAGCAAACATACGTGCAAGGCCCTGGGCAAGTTTTACATCAATGCTGGTTATACTGTTTGGTCTTACTTTATATAATTTTAGGCAGCCAATAACCTTATCTCCTTCAAGTAATGGAGCTACTACAGCTGACTGTAAGGGACAAGATGGCTCGGCACAGTTAATTTCCTCTTTTGATGTAGCTATTTTATATTCCTTAGAACTAATAACATCTTTCGTAGTCTTTGTCATAAAACTATAGCCGGCTTTGTGGTGATCTTCTCCCTTGCCCACATGTGCCAATATTTTCTCTGTATCCGTAACGGCGACAGCATCATAGTCGGTTTTATCAAAAATTATCTTTGCAGCCTTATATGCCGAAAGTTCATTGAGTCCTTTGCGTAAATACGGAAGGGTTTCTGAGGCAATATCAAGAGACAGTTTGGCTTGCAAGGCTCCTACTTGTTCCTGTTCCTTGAAAATATTATCTATTATTAATATAAAAATGGCGATGCCGCAAGAATTTACAAAAGTCATGGGAAACCAAATTACCTTTACCAATTCTAAAGCTGCTGAAAATGGTTTTGCAATGGTAACAATAATTACCATTTGCAAAAGCTCCATAGCTATTCCTACTGCAAAGCCATGCCACCAGCAGATTTTTTTGCCGTTTTCAAACTTTTTGTGTATAAATCCGGCCAAGGTTGCCTCAATAAATGTTGAGATTGCACATGCCACAGCGGTAAACCCACCAATGTCGATACTCCATCGGTGTAAAGATGCTATAAGACCTGATAATACCCCTACAAAAGGTCCTCCCAATAAACCCCCTATAATTACACCTACAGCTCTGGAATTCGCTAAAGCTCCATAGACCGGGATGCCCATATAAGTGCCCAAAATTCCAAAAGAACCAAATATAGCTGAAAGAATAATTTTTTCGCCTAAGGAAACTTCTTTTTTTAAAATAAGTTTCTTAAAGGGTGTAAATTGGGATAGTAGAAATGCTATTATAACAAATATACCAAGTCGGTTAGCAAGATCAAGAAGGATCTGAAAAGTCATGATTTATCCCCAACTTTCGCAGAATCTGTCTACTGTTAATTTAATTCTATCATTTGCTTTTTTTATGTCAAATTAGTGTAATTTTATTAAAAAGTACATAGTAAAAGACTCGCAAATAATTTGCGAGTCTTTTTGTTTGCTTCTATTAATACATCATATCAGGGCTTGGTGGCATTCCTGCCATTGGCTTTTCTTTTTCAGGAACTTCTGTTACAACAGCCTCTGTTGTAATTACCATTGCTGCGATGCTTGCTGCATTTTGTAAGGTAGATCTGGTTACTTTTGCCGGATCTACAATTCCTTTTTCAATCATATTCACATATTCAGAGTGTAAAGCATCAAAGCCTACGCCTTTCGGGCTTGATTTTACTTTTTCAACTATAATTGATCCTTCATATCCGGCATTTGTAGCAATCTGTCTTACAGGTTCTTCTAAGGCTCTTCTTATTATATTCACGCCGATAGCTTCGTCACCCTCAGCTTCTACTTTGTCAAGAGCGCTAATAGCATCGATAAAGGCGGTTCCGCCACCGGGCACGATACCTTCTTCTACCGCAGCTCTTGTAGCAGAGAGAGCATCTTCAATTCTCAGTTTGCGTTCTTTAAGCTCTGTTTCTGTAGCAGCTCCTACTTGAATCACTGCTACACCGCCTGCCAACTTGGCAAGACGCTCTTGAAGTTTTTCTCTGTCAAAATCTGAGGTAGTCTCTTCAATCTGAGCTTTAATTGCGTTTATGCGCTTCTTAATTTCTTCCGGATTTCCGGCGCCTTCTACTATTGTTGTATTTTCTTTATCCACTTTAACCTGTCTTGCTCTGCCGAGCATGCTGATATCAACATTCTTAAGTTCCATGCCAAGATCTTCTGAAATTACCCGGCCACCGGTTAAAATAGCTATATCTTCCAACATTTCTTTTCTGCGATCTCCAAATCCCGGAGCTTTAACCGCTACGCATGTCAATGTTCCACGCAGTTTATTTACAACTAATGTTGCAAGTGCTTCACCCTCTACATCTTCGGCAATTATTAGAAGTTTTTTGCCTTGCTGCACAATTTTCTCTAATACAGGAAGCAAATCTTGAACCGTTGAAATCTTCTTATCAGTTATCAAAATATACGGCTCATCAAGAACGGCTTCCATCTTTTCTGTGTCAGTCACCATGTAGGGGGATATGTATCCCCTGTCGAATTCCATTCCTTCGACTACTTCTAAGGTAGTGCCCATTGTCTGGGATTCTTCAACGGTAATAACTCCGTCTTTTCCTACTTTTTCCATAGCTTCGGCAATAAGTTGTCCTATTTCTTCATCTGCTGCTGAAATCGATGCTACTTGTGCTATAGCTTCTTTTGTTTCTACCGGTCTGCTGAAATTCTTAATTTCTTCAACTATAGCTTCTACGGCTTTCTGGATACCTTTTTTAAGAATTATAGGATTGGCACCCGCCACTACATTTTTCATTCCTTCATGTATTATGGCTTGAGCAAGTAATGTTGCCGTAGTGGTTCCATCACCGGCGTCATCTTGTGTCTTTGTAGCAACTTCCTTAATTAGCTGAGCTCCTGCGTTTTCATAGGGGTCTTCCAGCTCTATCTCTCTTGCAATTGTAACACCGTCGTTTGTAATTGTAGGTGTTCCGAATTTCTTCTCTAAAACTACGTTGCGTCCTTTAGGTCCTAATGTAACTTTAACCGTATCGGCTAATTTATCAATTCCCCTTAGCAGGGCTGCACGAGCATCTTCATCAAATTTAATCTGCTTTGCCATTTTTCAAAGTCCCTCCTCAATGTTTTAATGTTATTCTAATATCGCAAGTACATCGCTTTGTCTTAATATCAAGTATTCTTCCTCGTCAAGTTTTACTTCTGTTCCTGCATACTTGGAGAAAATAATTTTATCTCCAACTTTTACTTCCAAGGGAACCTTTTTACCATCGATTATTTCTCCTGAACCTACTGCTACGACTTCACCTTTTTGAGGTTTTTCCTTTGCGGTATCAGGAAGAACTATGCCGCCTTTTGTTTTTTCTTCTTCTTTTAGAACTTTGATAACAATCCGATCGCCTAATGGCTTAATATTCATTTTGAACCCTCCCTGTTTATAATTTGTTTATTGATGCACACATGAATGCATAATAGTATGAAAGATATCTTTCTTGCATTCTTACTTAATTGGAAAATAGGCTTTCGCCTTGTTGTTAGCACTCCACTTCGATGAGTGCTAACTTCATTTAATATGATATACAAAGGGAATGCTAAAATCAATTTCTTCTATTCGGTCTCTTACTTGAATAACTAGCATTTTTATAAGATATTCTTGCTTTTTCTTGTTATTTCTCGTTATTTAAACAAAATGTATTTTGTATTAGTAAAATTATGTTAGAACCATTCTGGTAAAAATTATGTATTATTTATGCAATTGTAGTTATAATATCTCATTTTCTTAGTGACATTTTGCTAAAATTAGATTATAATAAAATACAAAATTCAATGTTTTATTTAGTGAAAAGGAATTGCTTATTATATTTATATTATACAAACTTTCAAAGCGACAGATTCCATTTATGGTGTTGTCGTAAATAATCTGTCGCATTTCTATACTTATGAAAATACGGAGGTGGTATATAATTTAGGTTTGTAGTGTGACTATGATATTTACGAATTGCGTTAATTGCTTGAAAAATTTCATTCTTATTTTATGTATATTCTAACTAAAAGTATGGTTTGGGAGGTATTTAAAAGATGGGTACATTTAGAAGATCACGGTTTTTAGTTATGCTTTTAATCCTTGCTCTTTCGCTTTCTCTTCTTGCAGGTTGTGGTCAAAGCCAGTCAAAACAAGAAAGTTCCGGTGACGCTTCCTCACAAGAAGCTAAGCCTGAAGAAACTATCAAAATCGGCACCATCGGACCACTTACGGGGAATATAGCAACTTACGGAATAAGCACAAAGAATGGCGTCGAAATAGCAGTAGAAGAATTTAATCAAAATGGTGGAATAAACGGACGCCCTGTTAAACTTATATCCGAGGATACTCGCGGCGATCAGACCGAAGCAGCTAATGCCGCTTCCAAGCTTATAGAACAGGATAAGGTTGTGGCAATAGTAGGAGGGGTAATAAGCTCAGAAACTCTTACAGCAGGTCCTATAGCGAACGACGCAAAAGTTGTGATGATTTCATCTTCATCTACAGCAGCCGGAGTTCCTGAAATAGGCGATTATATCTTTAGAAACTGCCTTTCTGATGAAGTTCAGGCGGTGCAACTTGCTGAATATGCTGCAAAAGAGTTAGGACTTAAGAAATTTGCCATAATGTATACAAATAATGATTATGGGCTTTCGCTTAAAAATGCATTTGAGGCTAAGGCTAAGGAGCTTGCAGAAGTAACAGCAGTAGAAACTTACAATGATGGAGAAAAAGACTTTAGGGCACAGCTTACAAAAATCAAGGGAACAAATCCTGATGCGCTTTATATAGCAGGCTATTATACCGAAGCCGCCAAAATAGCCCAGCAGGCGAAAGAACAAGGCTTAAATGTACAAATCCTAGGAGCCGACGGCTTCTATTCACCAGTCCTAATCGAACTTGGCGGAGATGCTGTAGAAGGGGCAATCTTTACAGCCGGATTCTTCACAGATGATCCTTCTGAAAAAGCTCAAAATTTTGTTAAGGCATATAAGGAAAAATTCAATGCAGAACCTGATATGTTTGCAGCCCAGGCATATGACGCCGCTATGATTTTGCTTACCGCTCTTAAGAATACCAACGGCGAAGGCGGCGAAGCATTACAGAAAGAAATGGCAAAAACTAAGGATTTTCCAGGCATTACCGGAACTACATCCTTTACTGAAACCGGAGATGCTATAAAGAACATTATTATCTTAAAAGTTGAAAACGGCAAGTTTACAAAACTTCGTTAGTAATTTTGCCAATTAAGCAACTCTGTCAATGGGTGGCATAGCCATCCATTGACTTTGCCCTTTGGAAAGGAATGGATTTAGAAATGTTTTTCGAACAATTGATAAACGGTTTAACACTTGGAAGCACATATTCACTAATTGCTTTAGGATATACAATGGTATACGGAATTTTAGAGCTTATTAATTTTGCCCACAGTGAAATATATATGGTTGGAGCTTTTGTGGGACTTGCAATGGTTACAGTTTACAAGCTTCCTTTTGCAGTAGCTCTCGTTGCAGGCATGTTAGGTTCTTGTTTACTAGGCATAATAATCGAAAAGGCCGCTTACAAGCCTTTACGCAAAGCAAATCGCATAGCTCCCCTTATCAGTGCAATCGGTGTTTCGATCTTTTTGCAAAACGCGGCATTGATGATAGCAGGTCCCCAGGCTAGATCCTTCCCATCAGGGCTTAATATACGGACTTTGAGCGTAGGCAGTGTTCATATCTCGACTTTGCAGCTTTTGATTTTAGTTATTTCAATTGTTCTTATGGTAGGGCTCCAATTTTTAATACAGAATACCAAATTGGGACAGGCAATGAGGGCTACAGCTCAAGATAAGGAAGTCGCACAACTGATGGGCATAAAAATCGACAGTATAATTACCTTTACTTTCGCTATTGGTTCGGCATTAGGCGGTGCCGCCGGAGTTCTTGTAGGGGTTTATTTCGATTCAGTAGATCCGACAATGGGATTTTTCCCGGGTTTAAAGGGATTTGTTGCAGCAGTGCTCGGAGGAATCGGAAATATACCTGGTGCGATGCTGGGCGGGTTGATACTCGGCTTAGTTGAAATGATAGGTGCAGTATATATGTCACGTTATAAAGATGCAATTGCTTTTGCTGTTCTTATAATTATCTTGTTAGTAAAGCCCACGGGATTGCTGGGACGAAATGTGCAGGAAAAAGTGTAGGTGATACAGAATTGAATTATTATTTGCAGATATTGACAGTCATAATGATAAACTCTATACTAGCTGTAAGTCTTAACCTGATTACAGGATATACCGGGCAGCTTTCCTTGGGCCATGCAACTTTTATGGGGCTGGGCGCATATGCTGCAACCCTTTTTACGTTAAAGCTGCACTTTCCTTTTTTAGCAGCTCTTATTGCAGGCGCGCTTGTAGCTGCTTTCTTCGGTTTTATAATAGGGGTGCCTACATTAAGATTAAAAGGCGACTATCTCGCAATAGCCACTCTAGGATTTGGCGAGATTACCAAGAATATACTCATGAACCTTAAAATAACAGGCGGGCCAATGGGACTTCGCGGAATACCAAAAGTAACTAATGTTTATATAGCCGCTGTGGCTTTATTTCTTGTGATATTTTCATTAAACCGCATAATGAATTCCCGTGTGGGAAAATCTTTTATTGCGATCAGAGAAGACGAATTGGCTGCAGAAGCCATGGGAATCAATACGACACAATTCAAGATTCTCGCTTTTATAATCGGTGCTTTTTACGCCGGCTTAGCCGGTGGTTTATACGCCTTTTTATTTAGATATATAAATCCGAAAGATTTTGGCTTTATGAAGTCAATTGAAATACTTTGTATGGTAGTTCTCGGCGGAATGGGCAACACATATGGTGCTGTTTTAGGCGCGTTTATAATAACGATTTTGCCTGAACTTTTGCGATCGGTGTCTCCTGTCATAGCACAATATAGGATGGTTTTCTATGGTTTATTACTGGTTATAATGATGATAGTAAGACCTCAAGGGATCATGAGCGCTCAAGCTTTGGAAAAGAAAAAATATAAAAGTTCATTAGAGAAGGGAGGGTTATGATTATGGAAATTTTAGAAGGACATGATTTGACAATGGTCTTTGGCGGCCTTGCAGCTTTGACCTCGGTCGACATCAAAATAGAGGAAGGCGAAATTTTAAGTGTTATAGGTCCGAACGGAGCCGGCAAAACTACTCTGTTTAATCTTCTGACGGGCGTTTATTCGCCTACCTCCGGTAAAATATACTTCAAAAAAAAGGAAATCAAAAATCTCAAGCCTTATCAAATAACAAAACTGGGTATTGCCCGCACATTTCAAAATATAAGGCTTTTTGGGGAAATGAGTGTCCTTGACAATGTAATAATTGGACAGCATTGCCGGACTAAGACCGGCATCTTTGGGGCAATACTTAGAACTCCCTCCGTAAAAAAAGAAGAAGCTTCCGTTAATGAAAAGGCCATGGATATTCTTAAATTTGTAGGTCTGGAAAAAGTTTACAATGAAAAAGCAAAAAATTTACCCTACGGAAAGCAGCGCCGCCTTGAAATGGCAAGGGCATTGGCCACTGACCCTGAGCTTATACTTTTGGATGAGCCGGCAGCAGGCATGAATCCCTTCGAGACTAATGAGCTTATCGAACTTATAGGGAAGATTAATGAAATGGGTAAAACCATTCTTCTAATTGAACATGATATGAAGCTAGTAATGGGTATATCTAAACGAATAATGGTGCTGGACTACGGCAAAAAAATAGCTGACGGACCGCCGGAAGAAATAAAGAATGATGAAAGAGTTATCAAAGCTTATCTCGGAGAGAGCTCCCGCAGGGAGGGCCGCGCATGTTAAAACTTGAAAATGTTGTAGCACACTATGGAAATATACAGGCACTTAGCGGCAT is drawn from Tepidanaerobacter syntrophicus and contains these coding sequences:
- a CDS encoding carbon starvation protein A translates to MFSFIGSIIVLLLGYFIYGRFVERIFGADPNRKTPAYTMQDGVDYVPLSQNKSALIQLLNIAGLGPIYGAIQGAMWGPAAFLWIVFGGIFAGAVHDYLSGMISLRNGGANVPVLVSKYLGEKAKIIVNIFAVLLLVLVGVVFVTGPAGLLAILTPEVLTKQVWVWIIFAYYFLATVLPIDKIIGKIYPIFGAILIVMAVGIGGALFAQGYEIPEITLQNLHPEGVPLWPLLFVTIACGAISGFHSTQSPIISRCLKNEKEGRFVFYGMMIAESLIALVWAAAAMSFYGGTEGLGQALANPAGPSGVVKDAAFTMMGTVGGVLAILGVVVLPITSGDTAFRAARYTLAEWFNIDQKSPANRYKIAIPLFIVGIALSQMDFNILWRYFAWANQTLAMIVLWTGSAYLVKHNKNHWISTLPATFMTAVSVTYILQASEGFNLPTAISYPSGIIAAAAAFLYFIFNINKMKESVADSKAA
- a CDS encoding LytR/AlgR family response regulator transcription factor — translated: MELRTLIVDDETPAREELSFLLLSYPNVKVIGEAASGKEAIELAERLKPDVIFLDIKMWDLNGFETAKIIFQRGIKPFIVFATAYDEYAIKAFEINAIDYILKPFSKERLDKTINRIINLSKNNENSLDIYRFVECIETINKSQNIKIPVWKNNRIYLLNPQDINYFEACEKGSKVMALQGEFETNCCLSELEDRLKDLNFFRTHKSFLVNMDKVLEIVPWFNGTYILSLKDYEKNEVPVSRRCAKKLRERLQI
- a CDS encoding sensor histidine kinase, which translates into the protein MTFQILLDLANRLGIFVIIAFLLSQFTPFKKLILKKEVSLGEKIILSAIFGSFGILGTYMGIPVYGALANSRAVGVIIGGLLGGPFVGVLSGLIASLHRWSIDIGGFTAVACAISTFIEATLAGFIHKKFENGKKICWWHGFAVGIAMELLQMVIIVTIAKPFSAALELVKVIWFPMTFVNSCGIAIFILIIDNIFKEQEQVGALQAKLSLDIASETLPYLRKGLNELSAYKAAKIIFDKTDYDAVAVTDTEKILAHVGKGEDHHKAGYSFMTKTTKDVISSKEYKIATSKEEINCAEPSCPLQSAVVAPLLEGDKVIGCLKLYKVRPNSITSIDVKLAQGLARMFATQLELAKAENQAKLLANAERRALQAQINPHFLFNALNTIISVSRKNPDESRKLLMDLSEFFRKNLSAGMEMVPLEQEIEHVKAYLSIEQARFGERLKTEFIIEPNAASSILVPPLILQPLVENAVKHGIMPKKEGGKVTVKIESVNQGTIVSVEDNGIGMSEEILEDVKKYKACKDRIGLWNVNGRLESYFGKKSCLEIYSKYKHGTVVKFFIPCSRIPAIGCENHGA
- the groL gene encoding chaperonin GroEL (60 kDa chaperone family; promotes refolding of misfolded polypeptides especially under stressful conditions; forms two stacked rings of heptamers to form a barrel-shaped 14mer; ends can be capped by GroES; misfolded proteins enter the barrel where they are refolded when GroES binds) yields the protein MAKQIKFDEDARAALLRGIDKLADTVKVTLGPKGRNVVLEKKFGTPTITNDGVTIAREIELEDPYENAGAQLIKEVATKTQDDAGDGTTTATLLAQAIIHEGMKNVVAGANPIILKKGIQKAVEAIVEEIKNFSRPVETKEAIAQVASISAADEEIGQLIAEAMEKVGKDGVITVEESQTMGTTLEVVEGMEFDRGYISPYMVTDTEKMEAVLDEPYILITDKKISTVQDLLPVLEKIVQQGKKLLIIAEDVEGEALATLVVNKLRGTLTCVAVKAPGFGDRRKEMLEDIAILTGGRVISEDLGMELKNVDISMLGRARQVKVDKENTTIVEGAGNPEEIKKRINAIKAQIEETTSDFDREKLQERLAKLAGGVAVIQVGAATETELKERKLRIEDALSATRAAVEEGIVPGGGTAFIDAISALDKVEAEGDEAIGVNIIRRALEEPVRQIATNAGYEGSIIVEKVKSSPKGVGFDALHSEYVNMIEKGIVDPAKVTRSTLQNAASIAAMVITTEAVVTEVPEKEKPMAGMPPSPDMMY
- the groES gene encoding co-chaperone GroES, producing the protein MNIKPLGDRIVIKVLKEEEKTKGGIVLPDTAKEKPQKGEVVAVGSGEIIDGKKVPLEVKVGDKIIFSKYAGTEVKLDEEEYLILRQSDVLAILE
- a CDS encoding ABC transporter substrate-binding protein yields the protein MGTFRRSRFLVMLLILALSLSLLAGCGQSQSKQESSGDASSQEAKPEETIKIGTIGPLTGNIATYGISTKNGVEIAVEEFNQNGGINGRPVKLISEDTRGDQTEAANAASKLIEQDKVVAIVGGVISSETLTAGPIANDAKVVMISSSSTAAGVPEIGDYIFRNCLSDEVQAVQLAEYAAKELGLKKFAIMYTNNDYGLSLKNAFEAKAKELAEVTAVETYNDGEKDFRAQLTKIKGTNPDALYIAGYYTEAAKIAQQAKEQGLNVQILGADGFYSPVLIELGGDAVEGAIFTAGFFTDDPSEKAQNFVKAYKEKFNAEPDMFAAQAYDAAMILLTALKNTNGEGGEALQKEMAKTKDFPGITGTTSFTETGDAIKNIIILKVENGKFTKLR
- a CDS encoding branched-chain amino acid ABC transporter permease, yielding MFFEQLINGLTLGSTYSLIALGYTMVYGILELINFAHSEIYMVGAFVGLAMVTVYKLPFAVALVAGMLGSCLLGIIIEKAAYKPLRKANRIAPLISAIGVSIFLQNAALMIAGPQARSFPSGLNIRTLSVGSVHISTLQLLILVISIVLMVGLQFLIQNTKLGQAMRATAQDKEVAQLMGIKIDSIITFTFAIGSALGGAAGVLVGVYFDSVDPTMGFFPGLKGFVAAVLGGIGNIPGAMLGGLILGLVEMIGAVYMSRYKDAIAFAVLIIILLVKPTGLLGRNVQEKV
- a CDS encoding branched-chain amino acid ABC transporter permease, which encodes MNYYLQILTVIMINSILAVSLNLITGYTGQLSLGHATFMGLGAYAATLFTLKLHFPFLAALIAGALVAAFFGFIIGVPTLRLKGDYLAIATLGFGEITKNILMNLKITGGPMGLRGIPKVTNVYIAAVALFLVIFSLNRIMNSRVGKSFIAIREDELAAEAMGINTTQFKILAFIIGAFYAGLAGGLYAFLFRYINPKDFGFMKSIEILCMVVLGGMGNTYGAVLGAFIITILPELLRSVSPVIAQYRMVFYGLLLVIMMIVRPQGIMSAQALEKKKYKSSLEKGGL
- a CDS encoding ABC transporter ATP-binding protein, giving the protein MEILEGHDLTMVFGGLAALTSVDIKIEEGEILSVIGPNGAGKTTLFNLLTGVYSPTSGKIYFKKKEIKNLKPYQITKLGIARTFQNIRLFGEMSVLDNVIIGQHCRTKTGIFGAILRTPSVKKEEASVNEKAMDILKFVGLEKVYNEKAKNLPYGKQRRLEMARALATDPELILLDEPAAGMNPFETNELIELIGKINEMGKTILLIEHDMKLVMGISKRIMVLDYGKKIADGPPEEIKNDERVIKAYLGESSRREGRAC